One window of Trifolium pratense cultivar HEN17-A07 linkage group LG5, ARS_RC_1.1, whole genome shotgun sequence genomic DNA carries:
- the LOC123883760 gene encoding uncharacterized protein LOC123883760 isoform X2: MKVIIPSNPKECRQKRNVFCAACKNPGAGKPCLLKFCHSCLKNRYGEITQEVDLLSDWMCPKCRGICNCSICMKQRGQQPTGRLARKSKALGFTSVSEMLCKESSEGLELNNAADLPIKEHTSEKELVAGLSGEPDGINALKDEHVKSKKVKREIKEEIPFPTCMELTTILDIEFTQEDVGNVLQFLEFCRIFEKALDIKKEEPGAILRALRSGQNTLVVEFQTKLLNLIDSELESSPKTASDGKNSWLKVLEELTIASDLVLKDFPVDWLKKGNSGYCDLDMSNKLSLLNFICDEALGTPKLRKYMDEQNEIFAEEKKAAKTKVAEAKEKERSLKQKLKDEIAKPVISNEDSLSNSAHAALLAKIKSEAAEARAELIGAKGTMPKWNQCCEPLRIEREYLDNNGKALWKLRSYNDDVFLLQDVNINDEDASEVDEKWFVYAPEQKEEVNKYISSRRV; the protein is encoded by the exons ATGAAAGTTATCATTCCATCAAACCCCAAAGAG TGCCGACAAAAAAGAAATGTTTTTTGTGCTGCTTGTAAGAATCCAGGAGCTGGGAAGCCTTGCCTCCTTAAGTTCTGCCACAGCTGCCTCAAGAATAG ATATGGAGAAATAACACAAGAGGTAGATCTGTTGAGTGACTGGATGTGTCCTAAATGCCGTGGCATTTGTAACTGCAGTATCTGCAT GAAACAAAGGGGTCAACAACCCACTGGTCGACTAGCTCGTAAATCCAAGGCCCTCGGTTTTACCTCTGTTTCTGAAATGCTATGTAAGGAGTCTTCTGAAGGCTTGGAACTGAACAATGCAGCTGATTTGCCGATTAAGGAACATACTTCAGAAAAG GAGCTTGTAGCGGGCCTATCAGGGGAACCTGATGGAATTAATGCTTTAAAGGATGAACATGTGAAATCCAAAAAAGTGAAGCGGGAAATTAAGGAAGAAATTCCTTTTCCCACTTGCATGGAGTTGACAACAATACTGGACATCGAGTTCACACAAGAAGATGTCGGGAATGTTTTGCAGTTTCTAGAATTCTGTAGAATATTTGAAAAG GCTCTTGATATCAAGAAAGAAGAACCCGGAGCTATTTTAAGGGCTTTGCGAAGTGGACAAAACACCTTAGTGGTTGAGTTCCAAACGAAGCTATTAAATTTGATAGATTCAGAACTTGA GTCTTCACCCAAAACTGCAAGTGATGGAAAAAATTCATGGCTGAAGGTTCTGGAGGAGTTAACTATTGCATCTGATCTTGTGCTAAAAGACTTTCCGGTTGATTGGCTTAAAAAAGGCAATAGTGGATATTGCGATTTGGACATGTCGAACAAGCTCAGCCTTCTGAACTTTATCTGCGATGAAGCTCTGGGCACACC GAAGCTAAGGAAGTATATGGATgaacaaaatgaaatatttgcTGAAGAAAAGAAAGCAGCAAAAACAAAGGTTGCTGAAGCTAAGGAAAAG GAAAGAAGTCTTAAACAGAAGTTAAAAGATGAGATAGCAAAACCTGTGATATCAAATGAGGATAGCCTCTCAAATTCAGCACATGCTGCTCTACTTGCAAAGATTAAAAGTGAAGCAGCTGAAGCTCGCGCGGAGTTGATTGGGGCAAAGGGCACAATGCCTAAAT GGAACCAATGTTGTGAGCCATTGAGAATTGAGCGTGAGTACTTAGATAACAATGGCAAGGCATTATGGAAACTAAGAAGCTATAATGATGATGTTTTCTTGTTACAAG ATGTGAATATCAATGATGAAGATGCTTCTGAAGTTGACGAAAAATGGTTTGTGTATGCGCCAGAGCAGAAGGAAGAGGTTAACAAGTATATTTCTTCTAGGAGAGTTTGA
- the LOC123883761 gene encoding uncharacterized protein LOC123883761 gives MELDSSSSLQLNQSNVVDATGNQVSRNNSRGISVIGNRIYDSENGKSCHQCRQKTRDFSAGCKNPRNGKPCLIRFCHKCLLNRYGEKAEEVDLLNDWNCPKCKGICNCSLCMKKRGQQPTGIVVHTAKASGFNSVSEMLSKKTSEGLELNNSAVLPIKEATLEKELVVHLSEEPGEENSLSGKKVLKVENEKTKKMKRGQLKEISNGNSVDDACQNNKLKKPKLCNGVSDCKVKRKRNANAEMEPKVEENHGMIRGQIDGPVVMGGGDNASAKSQTNPIVLHAQKIKEEVPLPIGIVMINILDIEFAPEDVGNVLQFLEFCRVFGKALDVKKGEAGAILRALIRKQSLRRGQNNSVVEFQIKLLTLIVSESETDSSSLTASDGKDSWLTLLKDLITESDLGLKEFPLDWLDKKAYHSKFYL, from the exons ATGGAACTcgattcatcttcttcactaCAGCTCAATCAGAGCAATGTTGTTGATGCCACTGGAAACCAAGTTAGTCGTAACAACTCACGTGGAATTAGTGTTATTGGAAACAGAATCTATGATTCTGAAAATGGTAAATCTTGTCATCAG TGCCGGCAAAAAACAAGAGATTTTTCTGCTGGTTGTAAGAATCCAAGAAATGGGAAGCCTTGTCTCATTAGGTTCTGCCATAAATGCCTCTTGAATAG ATATGGGGAAAAGGCTGAAGAGGTAGATCTATTGAATGATTGGAATTGTCCAAAGTGCAAAGGCATCTGCAACTGTAGTTTATGCAT GAAAAAAAGAGGTCAACAACCTACTGGTATAGTAGTTCATACAGCAAAGGCCTCTGGTTTTAACTCCGTGTCAGAAATGCTTAGCAAGAAGACTTCTGAAGGTTTGGAATTGAACAATTCTGCTGTCTTGCCTATTAAGGAAGCTACTTTGGAAAAG GAGCTTGTTGTGCATCTATCAGAGGAACCTGGGGAGGAAAACTCATTAAGtggaaaaaaagttttaaagGTGGAAAATGAGAAAACCAAGAAAATGAAGCGGGGACAGTTAAAGGAAATATCTAATGGCAACAGTGTGGATGATGCTTGCCAaaacaacaaattgaaaaagcCTAAACTTTGTAATGGTGTTTCAGATTgcaaagtgaaaagaaaaagaaatgcaAATGCTGAAATGGAACCAAAAGTAGAAGAGAATCATGGCATGATTCGTGGTCAAATCGATGGCCCTGTTGTGATGGGTGGTGGTGACAATGCTAGTGCCAAGTCTCAAACAAATCCAATAGTTTTGCATGCACAAAAAATTAAGGAAGAGGTTCCTTTGCCCATTGGCATAgtgatgataaatatattagaCATTGAGTTTGCACCAGAAGATGTTGGGAATGTGTTGCAGTTTTTAGAATTCTGCAGAGTGTTTGGAAAG GCTCTTGATGTGAAGAAAGGAGAAGCTGGAGCTATTTTAAGAGCATTGATACGTAAGCAAAGTTTGCGACGTGGACAAAATAATTCAGTGGTTGAGTTCCAAATCAAGCTGTTGACTTTGATAGTATCTGAGTCAGAAACTGA TTCTTCATCCTTAACTGCTAGCGATGGAAAAGATTCATGGTTGACACTTTTGAAGGACTTAATTACTGAATCTGATCTTGGACTAAAAGAATTTCCGTTGGATTGGCTTGATAAAAAAGCTTATCATTCTAAATTTTATCTGTGA
- the LOC123886606 gene encoding auxin-responsive protein SAUR32-like: MGISGNHHHHLSFHIPRVLNFHHHNEKNKNILPKGYLAVLVGQNEEQQRLVIPLFYVNHPLFIQLLKTTEEEEEYEFKQNGLFTIPCKIDKFHEVQRLIDMEKSHHHRHHAWCFKV; this comes from the coding sequence ATGGGGATTAGTGGTAATCATCACCACCATTTGAGTTTTCACATTCCTCGGGTACTCAATTTTCATCACCACAATGAAAAGAATAAGAACATTCTTCCAAAAGGGTATTTGGCTGTGTTGGTTGGTCAAAACGAAGAGCAACAAAGGTTGGTGATCCCACTATTTTACGTCAACCATCCATTATTCATACAATTGTTGAAAAcaactgaagaagaagaagaatatgaaTTCAAGCAGAATGGACTCTTCACCATTCCTTGCAAAATCGACAAGTTTCACGAGGTTCAACGACTGATTGATATGGAGAAATCTCATCATCACCGTCACCATGCTTGGTGTTTTAAAGTTTGA
- the LOC123883760 gene encoding uncharacterized protein LOC123883760 isoform X1, which produces MKVIIPSNPKEVQKLNRNNKCGARAVRNRIYDPENGTSCHQCRQKRNVFCAACKNPGAGKPCLLKFCHSCLKNRYGEITQEVDLLSDWMCPKCRGICNCSICMKQRGQQPTGRLARKSKALGFTSVSEMLCKESSEGLELNNAADLPIKEHTSEKELVAGLSGEPDGINALKDEHVKSKKVKREIKEEIPFPTCMELTTILDIEFTQEDVGNVLQFLEFCRIFEKALDIKKEEPGAILRALRSGQNTLVVEFQTKLLNLIDSELESSPKTASDGKNSWLKVLEELTIASDLVLKDFPVDWLKKGNSGYCDLDMSNKLSLLNFICDEALGTPKLRKYMDEQNEIFAEEKKAAKTKVAEAKEKERSLKQKLKDEIAKPVISNEDSLSNSAHAALLAKIKSEAAEARAELIGAKGTMPKWNQCCEPLRIEREYLDNNGKALWKLRSYNDDVFLLQDVNINDEDASEVDEKWFVYAPEQKEEVNKYISSRRV; this is translated from the exons ATGAAAGTTATCATTCCATCAAACCCCAAAGAGGTGCAG AAATTGAATCGGAACAACAAATGTGGAGCCCGTGCTGTTAGAAACAGAATCTATGATCCTGAAAATGGCACAAGTTGTCACCAG TGCCGACAAAAAAGAAATGTTTTTTGTGCTGCTTGTAAGAATCCAGGAGCTGGGAAGCCTTGCCTCCTTAAGTTCTGCCACAGCTGCCTCAAGAATAG ATATGGAGAAATAACACAAGAGGTAGATCTGTTGAGTGACTGGATGTGTCCTAAATGCCGTGGCATTTGTAACTGCAGTATCTGCAT GAAACAAAGGGGTCAACAACCCACTGGTCGACTAGCTCGTAAATCCAAGGCCCTCGGTTTTACCTCTGTTTCTGAAATGCTATGTAAGGAGTCTTCTGAAGGCTTGGAACTGAACAATGCAGCTGATTTGCCGATTAAGGAACATACTTCAGAAAAG GAGCTTGTAGCGGGCCTATCAGGGGAACCTGATGGAATTAATGCTTTAAAGGATGAACATGTGAAATCCAAAAAAGTGAAGCGGGAAATTAAGGAAGAAATTCCTTTTCCCACTTGCATGGAGTTGACAACAATACTGGACATCGAGTTCACACAAGAAGATGTCGGGAATGTTTTGCAGTTTCTAGAATTCTGTAGAATATTTGAAAAG GCTCTTGATATCAAGAAAGAAGAACCCGGAGCTATTTTAAGGGCTTTGCGAAGTGGACAAAACACCTTAGTGGTTGAGTTCCAAACGAAGCTATTAAATTTGATAGATTCAGAACTTGA GTCTTCACCCAAAACTGCAAGTGATGGAAAAAATTCATGGCTGAAGGTTCTGGAGGAGTTAACTATTGCATCTGATCTTGTGCTAAAAGACTTTCCGGTTGATTGGCTTAAAAAAGGCAATAGTGGATATTGCGATTTGGACATGTCGAACAAGCTCAGCCTTCTGAACTTTATCTGCGATGAAGCTCTGGGCACACC GAAGCTAAGGAAGTATATGGATgaacaaaatgaaatatttgcTGAAGAAAAGAAAGCAGCAAAAACAAAGGTTGCTGAAGCTAAGGAAAAG GAAAGAAGTCTTAAACAGAAGTTAAAAGATGAGATAGCAAAACCTGTGATATCAAATGAGGATAGCCTCTCAAATTCAGCACATGCTGCTCTACTTGCAAAGATTAAAAGTGAAGCAGCTGAAGCTCGCGCGGAGTTGATTGGGGCAAAGGGCACAATGCCTAAAT GGAACCAATGTTGTGAGCCATTGAGAATTGAGCGTGAGTACTTAGATAACAATGGCAAGGCATTATGGAAACTAAGAAGCTATAATGATGATGTTTTCTTGTTACAAG ATGTGAATATCAATGATGAAGATGCTTCTGAAGTTGACGAAAAATGGTTTGTGTATGCGCCAGAGCAGAAGGAAGAGGTTAACAAGTATATTTCTTCTAGGAGAGTTTGA